The following proteins come from a genomic window of Diprion similis isolate iyDipSimi1 chromosome 8, iyDipSimi1.1, whole genome shotgun sequence:
- the LOC124409783 gene encoding venom carboxylesterase-6-like — protein sequence MWGSVFVTFISLGIVWSYSQSAPWVATEFGIYQGVWAETNREIPIASFLGIPYAKEPVGRLRFQKPEPFEDHWRNRRNATVYRGPCLSLEVSGQGSEDCLYLNIFTQQKFQNSRKELNKTKRAVMVYVINDIFGNNNNSLYKPDDLLEHDVVLVTVNYRLDFFGFFTTGNEVAPGNYGLKDVLEALRWLQRNIAAFGGDPNRVTLMGHGLGAGVVHLLALSEKSEDLFHRYVTQSGAAHMPWSYRSRSSAVNASLDFAASLNCTRETMWEIVECLRNIKDFTSEEIDREIFKGWNRFGPMDELESDEAVVTDHPITLMREGKARDIPWLTGVVADEGLMLTILFLKNESLCHWEVTENFEEIANAVTNCKYSVKNTTAYVDELLNFYFGNNVTINCSRNFIEFAGDAVVNWPVYNAVSIQSKHMTSPVYFYKFNYGGTFTASQDYGYLENPGVSHEDDLNYLFSLLNELYASELQLNDTASDSSMKSYVTEMWTNFAKNGTPILRYMPEWKRYQDGHGYNEFTGGPNFTMQDDFFPPRMNFLTDLNDKQLIIPNNSEDPICCGSGRAMGPQCLFNTALVLLLDYLIAVIFAR from the exons ATGTGGGGCAGTGTGTTTGTGACGTTTATTTCGCTAGGAATAGTATGGAGCTATAGTCAATCAGCACCCTGGGTGGCAACAGAGTTCGGCATCTACCAAGGAGTCTGGGCTGAAACTAACCGGGAAATACCCATTGCCAGTTTCCTCGGGATTCCTTACGCCAAAGAGCCTGTTGGCCGTCTGCGATTCCag AAACCAGAACCATTTGAGGATCACTGGCGAAACAGACGAAATGCTACAGTATACCGTGGACCCTGTTTATCATTGGAAGTATCCGGGCAAGGGAGCGAGGATTGCCTATACTTGAACATATTCACCCAACAA AAATTCCAAAACTCCAGGAAAGAGTTAAACAAAACGAAACGGGCCGTAATGGTGTACGTCATTAACGATATCTTcggaaataacaataattcgcTCTATAAGCCAGACGACCTCCTCGAACACGACGTAGTTTTGGTCACCGTAAACTATCGTCTGGATTTTTTTG GCTTTTTCACCACCGGAAACGAGGTTGCCCCGGGTAACTACGGCCTGAAGGATGTCTTGGAGGCCCTCCGGTGGCTTCAGAGGAACATAGCGGCTTTCGGGGGTGATCCGAACAGAGTAACCCTGATGGGACACGGTCTGGGCGCTGGTGTTGTCCACTTGCTGGCCCTCTCGGAGAAATCTGAAGATTTGTTTCACAGATACGTGACTCAGAGTGGAGCGGCTCATATGCCCTGGTCCTACCGCTCTAGGTCCTCGGCGGTAAATGCGTCTTTGGACTTTGCTGCATCTTTAAACTGCACCCGAGAAACCATGTGGGAAATAGTGGAGTGTCTGCGGAACATTAAAGACTTTACAAGCGAGGAAATCGACCGCGAG atattcaaAGGATGGAATAGATTCGGCCCTATGGACGAGCTCGAATCCGACGAGGCCGTCGTCACTGATCATCCGATAACGCTCATGCGAGAGGGAAAAGCTCGCGATATTCCATGGCTAACCGGCGTTGTTGCTGACGAAGGCCTCATGCTAACTATTC TATTTCTCAAAAACGAATCACTGTGTCACTGGGAGGTAACGGAAAACTTTGAGGAAATCGCCAATGCTGTAACAAACTGCAAATACTCTGTGAAGAACACGACCGCATACGTAGATGAGCTGTTAAATTTCTACTTCGGCAATAATGTAACCATTAATTGTTCAAGGAACTTTATCGAG TTCGCTGGAGATGCCGTGGTCAATTGGCCGGTTTACAACGCAGTATCGATCCAATCAAAACACATGACGTCCCCTgtctatttttacaaattcaactATGGCGGCACCTTTACTGCAAGTCAAGATTACGGTTATCTTGAAAATCCCG GTGTCAGCCATGAAGATGATTTAAATTACCTGTTTTCCTTGCTCAACGAATTATACGCAAGCGAGCTGCAGCTGAATGACACTGCAAGCGATAGCTCAATGAAATCCTATGTTACCGAAATGTGGACGAACTTCGCGAAGAATGG AACCCCCATTCTGAGGTACATGCCTGAGTGGAAGCGTTACCAGGATGGTCATGGCTATAACGAGTTCACAGGAGGTCCAAATTTCACAATGCAGGATGATTTTTTCCCGCCAAGAATGAATTTCTTAACTGACCTAAATGATAAACAATTAATAATACCAAATAATTCCGAAGATCCAATATGTTGCGGTAGTGGGCGGGCCATGGGACCTCAGTGTCTTTTTAATACCGCTCTCGTTTTGCTGCTAGATTATTTGATAGCGGTTATTTTCGCGCGCTGA